One region of Dehalococcoidia bacterium genomic DNA includes:
- a CDS encoding long-chain fatty acid--CoA ligase, producing the protein MAEYRWLKNYDPGVPHTLEPYPQKTLIDYVDEAVKEKPDYPMMLFKKRKISYAEFQKLSDEFAAALAAKGVKKGDRVALLMPNCPQALICRWGAWKVGAILVHLNPMYTESELEHALKDCGAGTVVVLTMFYKQFKKIQPRTSVKLVIATSIKDYLPPVLKVLFTLVKEKKEGHYVELEQGDLWMTDLIKQYAGAGRPDVKVAPQDPALILFSGGTTGTPKGVVGTHHSMVITALQYAAWFGGMIESYKDVIMACLPLFHVYATYGVMSTAIVCHVTLSLVPNPRDREDLIATIQHDKPTFFPAVPALYIALLEHPKVKAGKVDFKSMKFCVSGAAPLLADTKRRFEELTGGRIVEGYAMTEATMASCVTPYLGKWKEGSTGMPLPDVIARIGDLETGEGDLPAGQEGEIVIKAPQLMVGYWNRPEETKEMLRDGWLYTGDIGYLDEDGYLFITSRKKDLIKPSGFQVWPREVEEVIAAHPDVAEACVAGIPDAKQGEAVKAWVVMEAGKTATAEEIQAWCKEKLVAYKIPKFVEFRTELPKTMVGKVLRRVLVEEEKAKAK; encoded by the coding sequence ATGGCAGAATATCGCTGGTTAAAGAATTACGATCCCGGTGTACCCCACACACTGGAACCATATCCCCAGAAAACCCTCATAGATTACGTGGATGAGGCAGTCAAAGAGAAACCCGACTATCCCATGATGCTTTTCAAGAAGAGGAAGATATCCTATGCTGAGTTTCAGAAGCTGAGCGATGAATTCGCGGCTGCCCTGGCTGCCAAAGGCGTCAAGAAAGGCGACAGGGTCGCGCTTCTCATGCCCAACTGCCCGCAGGCGCTTATCTGCCGCTGGGGGGCCTGGAAGGTCGGCGCCATACTGGTGCATTTAAATCCCATGTATACGGAAAGCGAGCTGGAGCACGCCCTCAAAGATTGCGGGGCTGGGACTGTAGTCGTTCTGACCATGTTCTACAAGCAGTTTAAGAAGATACAGCCGCGCACCAGCGTAAAGCTGGTCATAGCTACCAGCATCAAGGATTACCTCCCGCCGGTGCTTAAGGTGTTGTTCACGCTGGTCAAGGAGAAAAAGGAAGGTCACTATGTAGAACTGGAGCAGGGAGATTTGTGGATGACGGACCTGATCAAGCAGTATGCCGGCGCCGGGCGGCCGGATGTGAAGGTTGCACCGCAGGATCCTGCACTCATACTGTTCAGCGGCGGCACCACGGGCACCCCCAAGGGCGTGGTAGGCACGCATCATTCCATGGTGATAACAGCCCTGCAGTATGCTGCGTGGTTCGGTGGCATGATCGAGAGCTACAAGGATGTCATCATGGCCTGCCTGCCGCTTTTCCATGTATACGCGACCTATGGTGTTATGAGCACCGCCATAGTATGCCATGTGACATTGTCCCTCGTTCCCAATCCTCGCGACCGCGAAGATTTGATAGCTACTATTCAACATGATAAACCGACTTTCTTCCCGGCAGTTCCCGCCCTTTATATTGCTCTGCTGGAGCATCCCAAGGTCAAAGCCGGGAAAGTCGATTTCAAATCGATGAAGTTCTGTGTGTCCGGCGCCGCTCCGCTGCTGGCCGATACCAAGAGACGCTTTGAGGAATTGACGGGCGGCCGGATAGTCGAAGGCTATGCCATGACCGAGGCTACCATGGCCTCCTGCGTTACACCTTACCTGGGCAAATGGAAGGAGGGTTCCACCGGCATGCCGCTGCCCGATGTGATTGCCAGGATCGGCGATTTGGAGACGGGTGAGGGCGATTTACCCGCCGGACAGGAAGGCGAAATAGTTATTAAGGCGCCGCAGCTCATGGTGGGATACTGGAACAGGCCTGAGGAGACCAAGGAGATGCTGCGGGATGGCTGGCTCTACACCGGCGATATCGGGTATCTGGATGAGGATGGTTATCTTTTCATCACCTCGCGTAAAAAGGACCTGATCAAGCCCAGCGGTTTCCAGGTATGGCCGCGGGAGGTCGAGGAAGTCATAGCTGCACATCCTGATGTGGCCGAAGCCTGCGTGGCCGGCATACCTGATGCCAAGCAGGGTGAGGCGGTTAAGGCCTGGGTGGTGATGGAGGCGGGCAAGACCGCTACAGCGGAGGAGATACAGGCCTGGTGCAAGGAGAAGCTGGTGGCCTACAAGATACCTAAATTTGTCGAGTTCCGAACCGAGTTGCCCAAAACTATGGTGGGCAAGGTGCTGAGAAGGGTACTGGTGGAGGAGGAGAAAGCCAAAGCAAAATAG